Within Dermatophagoides farinae isolate YC_2012a chromosome 8, ASM2471394v1, whole genome shotgun sequence, the genomic segment acacacacacacacacaaaatagagggaattttttatgtttgatTTAGTTTTATTAGttagattttgattttgattttttcatttttcaataacaacaacaacattggagacattttattattagctATAGCCTCTCTTTATGTCTAGCTAATTTGGTTATGGAACTATGctgatggatgaatggatggatagatggatgaagagagaaaaaaacaccgacacacacacacacatacaaacaacaaaaatgatacacaacaaatgattcaGTGAAgcacccaaaaaaaaaaaaaaaaaaatttaccaccATTATCCATGTATATCCAAATTGGaacattaacatttttgGATACCACTACCACAACTaccaccacacacacatatactgTAGGTACATCATTTAATACGCATGTGTGTTTCGAGATTTTATCATTCCTTtcatttgtgaatgaataatggaTCAATTGCTGCTGCCACCAAGTGGCTAATTCTAattcttattttattttattttatttttttttttttgctgaatgaaaaattgaatttcggcgactgatcatcatcatcacaaagaTATATATCTTTAACGTCTcactttctctttctttctctctctctctctctagattcaaatggaaaaaactttttttttcttcttcttttttgcaTTAAACATGTCATGATCACAAAGATATATATCTTTAACGTCTcactttctctttctttctctctctctctctctagattcaaatggaaaaaactttttttttcttcttcttttttgcaTTAAACAtgtcatgatcatcatttgtgtaATATAAATGtgttatatgatgatgatgataaatacaTGCGTGCCAAACTAAACTTATAACAACGGCGCGATTCgatgaaatcgaaaaaaaaatccatgtaaaaaaataaaaaaaaaacttattatTCTGACACTTGGACAACTATGGTATGTACCATTATAAATcgcaaataacaacaacaaaaaaagtcaacgaaataaaaataaaaattgtcgGAAACACCAAATTTATCGTGCCCAAAATCGAAATcatcgaccaaaaaaaagaagagaaagaaagagtggatagaaccagaaaaaatgtttaaataGCCGATTGTTTACCATGGCAAGTACATCTTtgtgatcatcaccataataaaaaaaattattaatcatttattattttcaattgacaaagaaaaaaaaaacacgaacaTGTTTGTTCACGTGCTTCCATAACAAATCTCTCCTGGTATtcataaatatcatcattatcaccattttgAAAGCTTTGTGTAAGagtgaattaaaaaaacaaaacaaaacaaaacaaaagaaaagaaaaaaataagcaaaaaaaaaacaagaaaaaaacgaccaAAATATATACTGCtgttgccaaaaaaaaaaaaaaaatccaacaacagcaacaaaaaacaacaacaaaaatagtCGACCTgaactcattttttttttggttctttttttctgatcctTGCATTtgtagaaacaaaaaagtaaGAAAAATAACAGAAAATTCTCCTATCTCTATTGCTCAACTTTTTTACTATCtctgatgatggtaaaatttaattgaaaaaaaatagtgaattcaaatttgttAGGTACGTTACGATTAAATTTCtctaattaaaaatttaatcctttttttccactgattatcatcatcaacaaatttaGAGAGATCTGCCgctgaattatttttcatcatgacTTTGAAACGATCATTAAAcgatgtaaatgatgatgatgatggccatcatcattataatcaaggaccatcatcaactttgaaaacattcgattcacCATCTAAACGTCAACGTAATAATGTTCAATTATTGCAACAATTTCCATCATATCTAGTCAAAATAAGTAAGTGCTTAAAATGacctagaatttttttcatggattgacttttttttttttttttgcttccgAAAATAATTCAGATCCATTCACATCAATGACTATGCATagaaatgaatcgaaatcTGTACAGATAATGGGCGCTTTGATTTGTCATCAATGTAATAGTCGCGTTATTGGTCACATAAAATGTGATTTTTGTGACCACATAATATGTCATGATTGTCAACAATTATGTCTTAAATGTCATCGATATTTTTGTGGTCTTTGTTCAATCAAAACTTAtgattattcaaatgaatgtacAAACGTTgccatttgtttcaattgtaaCCAATAATGGATTCATATCAACTTAAATTAATTTGACAATTTGCTTCACTGTAAATAAAAgaacattttttccatttaattgaatttaaatcatttttcattcacatttaatATGGCCATTGATGCAATGCTAAATGCCATAACCATACCGGTACGATGAATAATGTTAAATTCAGTGAATGAAATTGCCAATATATAACCGATGATCATGGCCAAATAAAGTTTGTTCGATTTTCGATTCCAAtaccataataatgaacataaACAAATATTTTGTACAAGATCAATATTTGCACCACAagcatcaatcaaatgatgccAATCAAATTGTAATGATCGAGCATTGATGTAAAAATTGACCAAACGTGTAAATATAGATTCCGTTACCGTCCAACCAAGTGCTGTGCctaattttatatataatgttTAATTTAATTAGATTAGAATTTCAATCCACATTTGTACATGCAAGGAAAGAAAGTAGTAGTGCTCACTAAGAATTTTAACCGATGCAACCGATGCTTTTTGATAATGTaccattgaataataaaggCCAATACAATCGATTAAATGTTCCCAAAATTCTGTTAGATTAACCAGACCGGCTATTATAAGCATCTTACTCATCTGTGTTAATATGTACGATAATGCACCGGTTAATACTCGCATTAATGTTCCATATTCGGATctgaaatttgatttaaaaaaaaatgggaataCCTGCTATCATTTAGTACTTGACTTACATGACTGAAAACCGATAAAGAATAACTGGCGGACCAAAAGTCAATAGAAGACAATTTACAAAATGATAGAATGTCATATTGCAAGATATataagatgatgaagaggaTTATAATTCGAAAAATAATCAGATGAAatccagagaaaaaaaaacatatgaaaatattgaaattgacaAATTGCCGTCATTGAATCTttgaacaggaaaaaaattaatagtGGTGTGTTTCGATTTAAATTGACGCATGCGTTACATGGtgaataaagaaagaaaaaaacggttGAAAACATATATATTTTGGTCAACATCTTAACAAACTTTTTGTTGCAAATGCGCCGCTTgcattaaaaataatttttttttattgtttttcaaccgtatgttgtgaattttttttctctcttgtgagaaaaaaaacttcattttttttttgattgtttacatgaaaatattggaaaaaatagaaCACGACGATACAATAGATGAGTAAAGAGCTCGTGGCAAATTTCCTTTGTTTTGATCAATCCAATGTTTGCAAATCAAAGATGatttgaatcgaaatgaCATCTTCATCGCCATTGTCATTACACATAACGGTTCCTCATTCGAGGACCATTGTTCGTCATAATCGTCAACGTTTGATCGATGAAATGATTCATGAGATGAAATCCGAAGAAAAAGATGAGGAAAAAGTTGCTGTAAAAATCGAAACACAAGATGAAAATTCACCAATAcagaattcatcatcgaaaactGTACATTCATCATCGCACATCATTGTAACAAGAAATGGTACGAAAAAACCTAAACGTCGACGACGATTGTattcaacaacgaaaacaaaacgatcgtcaaatcgaacaaaaactaatttaaataaaattaaaaataacgATGATCAAGAATCAGAGAAAATTCtcaaaaatattaatgatgatgatgcttacACTTCAAAATCCactgatggtgatgatgaaaacattgatgTAAAAAGAAACGATAATCTACAACCGAATggtgttgttgataatggaCATGTGAAAAAATGTGACACTACACTTATAAAGcaaaaatcatcacacaGGATGACCAAACGGCCACCGACAATAACTACGACGAATAATGTGATTACAAATTATTTTCCTATCGTTTCACGACGATTATTAGCCGCAAAACTTAAGGAAGAAGAATATAATCAACGTATTATTGAATGTATTACTAAACAAATTGATCCATTCGACTACTTAGCCATTActgaatttcaatcaaaaggAAAGGCAATCATAGCTAAAGCGCCCATACGAAAAGGTTCATTTATCTGTGAATATAGTGGTGATCTTATCGATTTAGATTCAGCCAAGGTTAGTGATTTATAATgatatataatgattttcataataatgattttattaattttgtcCTTTTAATAGAAACGTGAACTTaaatatgaacaaaatcaAGCCGGTTGTTATATGTATTATTTTAATTGGAATTCAACAATCTGGTGTGTAGATGCAACTAAACCAACTGGTCGTTTAGGTCGattaattaatcattcaAGAAAATCACCAAATtgtaaaacgaaaatttttgaatatcaACAACGTCCACATTTGATATTTATTGCATTACGTGATATTGAACAAGATGAAGAAATTCtttatgattatggtgaACGTGATCCAATGGCAATCAAATCACATCCATGGTTGACCACTACATAATGATTGatagtgaaatgaaatcatacAAGTCATAGCAGTATtacaatggttttttttttgtttcaccaaCTCATAAAAtcatagaaaacaaaaaatgaatgtatgacaaagaatcatcaaacatacaacaacatcaaacatTGGCATTCAAagataattttattcattcaaatctctcaacatatataaatatttacACTTCAATCTAAACATTATCATGTGCCCttaacatctttttttttgtatataataTTCTGATTACTACTATCCAGTACTcgtttcattaatttttttttcttcatcatattCACGCGGTAGTATTATATACTAaattatatgaataaataataacagacagacagagagacagagagagatagagaaaaatttttgtatttttttttttgcattaaaattttcattttgttttgttcaatttcgacaacgacgacgacaacaacaacaagaatttagtctgtgtgtgtgcaatgtCGGAATATATCGGaatttggcaaaaaaaaaaaaaattctttttcattcttaaatcaaaaacatgTTTTGAagaattaataaaatttatattaaattaatttcatttgggACTATGTtcgtgcgtgtgtgtgtgtgtgtgaaaccTATTTATAATATCCGCGGATTATCATGGAAAATGGACGCGTGTAcaagttgttgtttttttttggcttcatgtgtgtgttgaaatatgaaatgaaaatttttttatccattctCTGAtcgattctgttgttgttttgttggtaTCGAAATGGTGTAAAGTATGATAAAtcataacacacacacacacacacacatatgtgAGTGAATAGGGGGGggaaaaaacatgaaaatttgaaacatgTGCAACCGGATAAAATGACATTTATATGTTATTATATAAtacatgaaatgaaatagatGAAAATCTGATCTGATATAAAtgacacacacgcacacatacacaaaaaagtcagtgatttttttttctcattttttttttgaatattcattttttaaaacttgaaatattaaaaatttttcacatcctagtgtgtgtgtgtctcgTAAAGTTTATCAAATGgatcaatgacaaaaaaaaaattatctagGTTTAAGGTTTTCTTGCTTAttacaaatataaataatatattAAAGATTCTACTATACTACACCATGCACTATGTGTATGTCTTGAGTGGGtgtcaaagaatttttttttttttttttttggtcactGGTTTCTTgtttcaagagaaaaaaaaaacgttcatatgatctatgtgtgtgtgtgtgtagtatAAATGGTTATTTAttcagtcaaaaaaaaagagtctATACGTACGGATGtttatatttcaaaaaaaaaaaaaattgatgtgGTTGGATTCCGGAAATGGATACATAATGGATGTTtgctttct encodes:
- the Set8 gene encoding SET domain containing 8; the protein is MTSSSPLSLHITVPHSRTIVRHNRQRLIDEMIHEMKSEEKDEEKVAVKIETQDENSPIQNSSSKTVHSSSHIIVTRNGTKKPKRRRRLYSTTKTKRSSNRTKTNLNKIKNNDDQESEKILKNINDDDAYTSKSTDGDDENIDVKRNDNLQPNGVVDNGHVKKCDTTLIKQKSSHRMTKRPPTITTTNNVITNYFPIVSRRLLAAKLKEEEYNQRIIECITKQIDPFDYLAITEFQSKGKAIIAKAPIRKGSFICEYSGDLIDLDSAKKRELKYEQNQAGCYMYYFNWNSTIWCVDATKPTGRLGRLINHSRKSPNCKTKIFEYQQRPHLIFIALRDIEQDEEILYDYGERDPMAIKSHPWLTTT
- the LOC124495482 gene encoding BOS complex subunit TMEM147; the protein is MTFYHFVNCLLLTFGPPVILYRFSVISEYGTLMRVLTGALSYILTQMSKMLIIAGLVNLTEFWEHLIDCIGLYYSMVHYQKASVASVKILSTALGWTVTESIFTRLVNFYINARSLQFDWHHLIDACGANIDLVQNICLCSLLWYWNRKSNKLYLAMIIGYILAISFTEFNIIHRTGMVMAFSIASMAILNVNEK
- the LOC124495483 gene encoding uncharacterized protein LOC124495483; translated protein: MTLKRSLNDVNDDDDGHHHYNQGPSSTLKTFDSPSKRQRNNVQLLQQFPSYLVKINPFTSMTMHRNESKSVQIMGALICHQCNSRVIGHIKCDFCDHIICHDCQQLCLKCHRYFCGLCSIKTYDYSNECTNVAICFNCNQ